From Salvia splendens isolate huo1 chromosome 16, SspV2, whole genome shotgun sequence, a single genomic window includes:
- the LOC121772308 gene encoding uncharacterized protein At5g39570-like: MSYFPKGHHDTGDEVDDFDEYDPTPYGGGYNIELTYGRPLPPSEETCYANTSSASDDFDYDRPQYTSSAEPSAYGEDALDNEYKSYSRPKPRPGVNRPTEYGSGGGRPDYGRSESEYGSGGGGGGYGRKPEYGEQGSEYGSGGGGGGGYGRKPEYGEQGSEYGSGGGGGYGRKPQYGEEGSEYGSGGGGGGYGRKPQYGEQGSEYGSGGGGGYGRRPESESEYGSGGGYGRKPESEYGSGGGYGRRPESESEYGSGGGYGRRPESESEYGSGGGYGRRPESESEYGSGGGYGRRPESESEYGSGGYGRKSEEESGGGYGRRPERSEYQSEGYERPSYGRSEEEDYRKPRYDRDDDEGGRKKYGDDDESEDEDKRRRHHHRRQYDD, encoded by the exons ATGTCGTACTTCCCAAAAGGCCACCACGACACCGGCGATGAGGTCGACGACTTCGACGAGTACGATCCCACCCCCTACGGCGGCGGCTACAACATCGAATTGACCTATGGCCGCCCCCTCCCCCCCTCCGAGGAGACTTGCTACGCCAACACCTCCTCCGCCTCCGACGACTTTGACTACGATCGCCCCCAGTACACCTCCTCCGCCGAGCCCTCCGCTTATGGTGAGGACGCCCTCGACAACGAGTACAAGAGCTACTCCCGCCCCAAGCCCCGCCCCGGAGTCAATCGCCCCACCGAGTACGGATCGGGCGGCGGGAGACCCGATTACGGTAGATCGGAGTCTGAATATGgatccggcggcggcggcggaggttaTGGTAGGAAGCCTGAGTATGGAGAGCAAGGATCTGAATACGGAtctggcggcggtggtggaggaggtTATGGCAGGAAGCCTGAATATGGTGAACAAGGATCCGAATACGGAtctggcggcggcggagggtaTGGTAGGAAGCCCCAATACGGGGAGGAAGGATCCGAATACGGatccggcggtggtggcggaggTTATGGTAGAAAGCCCCAATACGGGGAGCAAGGATCCGAATATGGATCCGGAGGTGGCGGCGGGTATGGGAGGAGGCCTGAGTCTGAATCTGAGTATGGATCGGGCGGCGGTTATGGAAGGAAGCCTGAATCTGAGTATGGATCGGGAGGCGGTTATGGGAGGAGGCCGGAATCTGAATCTGAGTATGGATCTGGCGGCGGTTATGGGAGGAGGCCGGAATCTGAATCTGAGTATGGATCGGGCGGCGGTTATGGGAGGAGGCCGGAATCTGAATCTGAGTATGGATCGGGCGGTGGTTATGGGAGGAGGCCGGAGTCTGAATCAGAGTATGGATCGGGTGGGTATGGGAGGAAGAGTGAGGAGGAGAGTGGTGGAGGGTACGGGCGGAGGCCGGAGAGGAGTGAGTATCAGAGTGAGGGGTATGAAAGGCCTAGCTATGGTAGGTCTGAGGAAGAGGATTACAGGAAGCCTAGATACGACAGGGACGATGATGAAGGCGGCCGCAAGAAATAT GGAGATGATGACGAGTCTGAAGACGAGGATAAGCGTCGCAGGCACCACCACCGCAGGCAGTATGATGACTGA
- the LOC121769766 gene encoding phosphate transporter PHO1 homolog 9-like has protein sequence MKFGRELASQMVQEWQAAYVDYQGLKKLLKSHVTLGNDPELSSSSSSPLPPEVSQSRSLKRRITLYRAFSGFNNLRGSPKKADEEVILVSSVQQEGSDRNYYQTMFLRSSDEGGEIEVEFFRKLDEEFNKVVKFYSEKVEQVKAEADVFTKQMNALIALRIIVDKPSTELGQIWRILGLMWFWGFIHNAQVDCAHLIQKRNVDRSWIQEVEMSSEGDDVMAKRNKDFKPASLDVLDHVKINVEPDAPASTLRNMVGSSKSDLSYSKDELTKAEMQLRHALTEFYQQLRLLKSYCFMNVLTFSKIMKKYDKITSRSASSAYLQTVDKSCLGTSDEVNRIMARIEATFVKYFANGNRRKGMKSLKPGHKRDKHRTTFFLGLFTGCSIALVAAIMVSLHVRALLDPEERTKYMESIFQLYSLFGFIVLHMLMYGVDTFLWRRYRVNYPFIFGFRPGTELGFREIFLLASGLSVLSLVAVLSNLDMEMDPDTKEYSTLTELVPLTLVLVVFMITFCPFNIIYRSSRYFLIRCVWHCLCAPLYKVTLPDFFLADQLTSHVQSLRGLLFYGYYYFFGDFTTRSNGFLTKSKYYHIMYIVVAIIPYWSRFLQCLRRLIEEKDNNQAVNAFKYFSTVVALVMRTIFSQKKKAPSAMFWKIMATSTSGFTTIFNTYWDIVVDWGLMQRNSRNPWLRDKLLISNKAVYFVAIVVNMLLRLVWMQLVLDFQISFLHPKGMVALIACLEILRRGMWNFFRVENEHFNNVGKYRAFKTVPLPFHYEDEKIM, from the exons ATGAAGTTCGGGAGGGAGCTAGCTTCCCAAATGGTCCAGGAATGGCAGGCAGCATACGTCGACTACCAAGGCCTCAAAAAGCTCCTCAAAAGCCATGTCACATTAGGGAATGACCCCGAGctgtcgtcgtcgtcgtcgtcgccgcTGCCGCCGGAGGTGTCACAATCGCGGTCACTGAAGAGGAGGATCACATTGTACAGAGCCTTCAGCGGCTTCAACAACCTCAGGGGATCCCCGAAGAAGGCCGACGAAGAGGTCATTCTAGTGAGCTCCGTGCAGCAGGAAGGATCCGATCGGAACTATTACCAGACGATGTTCCTCCGCTCGTCCGACGAGGGCGGCGAGATCGAGGTCGAGTTCTTCAGGAAGCTCGATGAAGAATTCAACAAGGTGGTGAAATTTTACTCGGAGAAGGTCGAGCAAGTGAAGGCGGAGGCGGATGTGTTTACTAAACAAATGAATGCCCTAATTGCTTTGAGGATTATAGTCGATAAGCCTTCCACGGAACTAGGTCAGATTTGGAGAATTTTAGGGCTTATGTGGTTTTGGGGATTCATTCATAATGCACAAGTTGATTGCGCTCATCTTATACAGAAACGTAAT GTGGATCGCAGTTGGATTCAAGAGGTTGAGATGAGCTCCGAAGGCGATGATGTGATGGCTAAGAGAAACAAGGATTTTAAGCCTGCTTCTTTGGATGTGTTGGATCATGTAAAGATCAACGTCGAACCGGATGCTCCAGCTTCAACCTTGAGAAATATGGTTGGGAGTTCCAAATCGGATTTATCGTACAGCAAGGATGAGCTGACCAAGGCGGAAATGCAACTGAGACACGCCTTGACTGAATTTTACCAGCAGCTAAGGTTGCTCAAAAGCTACTG TTTCATGAATGTTCTTACCTTCTCCAAGATAATGAAGAAGTACGACAAG ATCACCTCGAGGAGCGCTTCATCAGCTTATTTACAGACGGTGGACAAATCTTGTCTTGGCACCTCTGACGAG GTGAACAGGATCATGGCAAGAATAGAAGCTACATTCGTCAAGTACTTTGCAAATGGAAATCGTAGGAAAGGGATGAAATCTTTGAAGCCGGGGCATAAAAGGGACAAGCACAGAACAACGTTCTTCCTTG GTCTGTTTACTGGTTGCTCGATAGCACTTGTTGCCGCCATTATGGTCAGTCTGCATGTTCGTGCTCTCCTGGATCCGGAGGAACGGACAAAATACATGGAATCCATATTTCAACTCTATAG CTTGTTTGGTTTCATTGTCCTGCACATGCTCATGTATGGTGTAGACACGTTTCTCTGGAGGCGATATCGGGTGAACTACCCCTTTATATTTGGATTCAGACCTGGAACAGAACTAGGCTTTAGAGAAATCTTCCTCCTTGCTTCTGGCCTATCAGTACTCTCATTGGTAGCCGTGCTTTCAAACCTCGACATGGAGATGGATCCAGATACAAAAGAATATAGTACTCTAACGGAATTGGTTCCGTTAACCTTGGTCCTT GTTGTGTTTATGATAACCTTCTGCCCGTTCAACATAATATATCGTTCAAGCCGTTATTTTCTCATACGCTGTGTATGGCATTGTCTTTGTGCTCCACTTTACAAG GTCACTCTTCCTGATTTCTTCTTGGCCGATCAGCTAACAAGTCAC GTGCAAAGTCTCAGAGGTTTGCTCTTTTATGGCTACTACTACTTTTTTGGAGATTTCACAACACGGTCAAATGGGTTCCTGACGAAGAGCAAATACTATCATATTATGTACATTGTTGTTGCCATCATCCCGTACTGGTCGCGTTTTCTTCAG TGCCTTCGACGCTTAATTGAGGAGAAAGATAACAATCAAGCTGTGAATGCCTTTAAGTATTTCTCAACAGTTGTGGCGCTTGTGATGAGGACAATATTTAGTCAAAAGAAAAAGGCACCTAGCGCCATGTTTTGGAAAATCATGGCAACATCAACGTCGGGATTTACAACCATCTTCAACACATATTGGGATATTGTCGTTGATTGGGGCCTTATGCAAAGGAATTCAAGAAATCCATGGCTGAGAGACAAGCTGCTGATTTCTAACAAGGCTGTATACTTTGTTGCCATT GTAGTAAACATGCTTCTGAGGCTAGTATGGATGCAGCTAGTTCTTGATTTTCAAATTTCGTTCCTCCATCCAAAGGGTATGGTTGCACTCATTGCCTGCTTAGAGATCCTGCGTCGTGGCATGTGGAACTTCTTTAG GGTGGAGAATGAACACTTCAACAACGTTGGAAAATATCGAGCTTTCAAGACAGTGCCACTGCCGTTTCACTATGAAGATGAGAAGATCATGTGa
- the LOC121769894 gene encoding cystathionine gamma-synthase 1, chloroplastic-like: MAVSSFARAFPSFECRSDPDFSLPEIPSAGYSAGSKSAVLRGAAGGYGLSSPILKFPPNFVRQLSVKSRRNCSNIGVAQIVAASWSNNHGAPAPTPAATAVDAAAAAAAAPVETGAANGVLHAKDPCCEGENVQIDDSPKHKYASFLNSDGSVAIHAGERLGRAIVTDAITTPVVNTSAYFFKKTADLIDFKEKRATSFEYGRYGNYTTLVAEEKISALEGAETTLLMASGMCVSTVMLMALVPAGGHLVTTTDCYRKTRIFIENFLPKMGITATVIDPADIGGLESALEKNNVSIFFTESPTNPFLRCVDIERVSKLCHDKGALVCVDGTFATPLNQKALALGADLVVHSATKYIAGHNDVLAGTISGPEKLVSVVRNLHHVLGGALNPNAAYLIIRGMKTLHLRVQQHNSTAQRMAEILEAHPKIRCVYYPGLASHPEHHLAKKQMTGFGGVVSFEVDGDLHKTAKFIDSLKIPYIAPSFGGCESIVDQPAIMSYWDLPQSERAKYGILDNLVRFSFGVEDFEDLKSDILQALEMI; the protein is encoded by the exons ATGGCCGTTTCGAGCTTCGCTAGGGCATTTCCGTCGTTCGAGTGCCGCTCCGATCCCGATTTCTCCCTGCCGGAGATTCCTTCAGCCGGTTACTCTGCTGGATCCAAATCCGCGGTCCTCCGCGGTGCCGCCGGAGGGTACGGCCTCTCGTCGCCGATCCTCAAGTTTCCTCCGAATTTCGTGCGCCAGCTGAGCGTCAAGTCGCGGAGAAATTGCAGCAACATTGGCGTCGCACAAATCGTCGCGGCATCTTGGTCGAACAACCATGGCGCGCCGGCTCCCACCCCGGCGGCTACGGCTGTTGAcgcagccgccgccgccgctgcagcacCGGTTGAGACCGGTGCTGCGAATGGGGTCCTTCATGCGAAGGATCCGTGCTGTGAAGGCGAAAACGTCCAGATTGACGATTCGCCTAAGCATAAATACGCTTCATTTTTGAACTCGGATGGAAGCGTTGCGATTCATGCTG GTGAAAGATTGGGCCGCGCCATTGTTACTGATGCAATCACTACTCCAGTAGTTAATACATCTGCATATTTCTTTAAGAAGACTGCTGATCTCATTGACTTTAAG GAAAAAAGAGCTACCAGTTTTGAATATGGACGCTATGGGAATTATACTACTCTTGTTGCAGAGGAAAAGATAAG TGCACTGGAAGGGGCTGAAACCACACTTCTGATGGCATCTGGAATGTGTGTTAGCACTGTCATGTTGATGGCACTTGTTCCTGCTGGTGGGCACTTAGTGACTACAACTGACTGTTATCGGAAGACTAGGATTTTTATTGAGAACTTTCTTCCCAAAATGGGAATCACT GCCACTGTCATTGATCCTGCTGATATTGGAGGTCTGGAGTCGGCTTTAGAGAAGAACAAT GTCTCAATTTTCTTTACGGAGTCTCCAACAAATCCATTCTTGCGATGTGTTGATATTGAGCGAGTCTCGAAGCTTTGCCATGACAAAGGAGCCCTGGTTTGTGTGGATGGGACATTTGCCACTCCTTTGAACCAGAAAGCCTTGGCTCTAGGCGCTGATCTTGTTGTACACTCTGCAACTAAATACATTGCTGGTCATAATGAT GTCCTTGCAGGGACAATCAGTGGTCCTGAAAAATTGGTCTCTGTTGTTCGTAACTTGCATCATGTACTTGGCGGTGCTCTTAATCCT AATGCTGCATATCTGATCATCAGAGGAATGAAAACGCTGCATCTTCGTGTACAGCAACATAACTCGACAGCACAAAGGATGGCCGAGATTTTAGAGGCACATCCCAAG ATCAGGTGTGTTTATTACCCAGGCTTAGCTAGTCATCCAGAACACCATCTTGCCAAGAAGCAAATGACTGGTTTTGGTGGAGTGGTTAGTTTCGAG GTTGATGGGGATCTGCACAAAACTGCTAAATTTATTGATTCACTGAAGATTCCATACATCGCCCCTTCATTTGGAGGTTGTGAAAGCATTGTCGATCAACCTGCTATAATGTCATACTG GGATCTTCCCCAGTCAGAGAGGGCTAAGTATGGTATCTTGGACAACCTGGTTCGCTTCAGCTTTGGAGTGGAGGACTTTGAAGACCTCAAATCTGACATTCTTCAGGCTCTGGAGATGATATAA
- the LOC121769765 gene encoding phosphate transporter PHO1 homolog 9-like, producing MKFGRELASQMVQEWQAAYMDYQGLKTLLKNHIAFRKNTASPPPPPEVSRSRSLKRRLTMYRAFSGLNNLRGSPKKADDEVILVSSVQQEGSDQSYYQTMFLRSSEEGGQIELEFFRKLDHEFNKVVTFYSEKVEQVKVEAEELTKQMDALIALRIIVDKPPTVAAQFSAAPATVVASVNGAKQGGLQLYAIQEVEMSSEGGDGDGEVRAKRNRAFRPASLEVLDHVKINVEPDTPVSTLRTIVGSSKSDLSFSKDELTKAEVQLRQALTEFYQQLRLLKSYCFMNVLAFSKIMKKYDKITSRSASKAYLEMVDNSYLGTSDEVNKLIERIEATFIKYFANGNRRKGMKSLKPGHKREKHRTTFFLGLFTGCSIALVVAIMVSLHGRALLEQEERTKYMQSIFPLYSLFGFIVLHMLLYGADTFFWRRYRVNYPFIFGFKPGTELGFREVLLLASGLSVLSLAAALSNLDMEMEPYTKEYSTLTELVPLTLVCAVFVITICPLNIIYRSSRYFLIHCAWHCVCAPLYKVTLPDFFLADQLTSQVQAFRCLLFYAYYYFSGDFTTRTNNFLKDSNSYDILYIVVAIIPFWSRLIQSLRRLIEEKDRSQGANAFKYFSTIVALVIRTILSQKQKQKAPSIMFWRIMALSTSGFTTIFNTYWDIVIDWGLLQKNSRNPWLRDKLLISNKAVYFVAIVVNILLRLVWMQLVLDFQISFLHEKGMVALIACLEILRRGIWNFFRVQNEHFSNVGKYRAFKTVPLPFHYEDEKIM from the exons ATGAAGTTCGGGAGGGAGCTAGCTTCCCAAATGGTCCAGGAATGGCAGGCAGCATACATGGACTACCAAGGCCTCAAGACGCTGCTGAAAAACCACATCGCATTCCGGAAGAACACCgcctcgccgccgccgccgccggaggTGTCGCGGTCGCGCTCGCTGAAGCGGAGGCTCACAATGTACAGAGCCTTCAGCGGCCTCAACAACCTCAGAGGCTCCCCGAAGAAGGCCGACGACGAGGTCATACTAGTGAGCTCCGTGCAGCAGGAAGGATCCGATCAGAGCTATTACCAGACGATGTTCCTCCGCTCGTCCGAGGAGGGCGGACAGATCGAGCTCGAGTTCTTCAGGAAGCTCGATCATGAGTTTAACAAGGTGGTTACGTTTTACTCGGAGAAGGTCGAGCAAGTGAAGGTGGAGGCGGAGGAGCTCACTAAGCAAATGGATGCGTTAATTGCTTTGAGGATTATAGTCGATAAGCCTCCCACGGTTGCGGCTCAGTTCAGCGCGGCTCCAGCTACCGTCGTTGCTTCTGTCAATGGAGCCAAACAAG GTGGATTGCAGCTGTATGCGATTCAGGAAGTTGAGATGAGCTCCGAAGGCGGGGATGGGGACGGAGAGGTGAGGGCTAAGAGAAACAGGGCTTTTAGGCCTGCTTCTTTGGAAGTGTTGGATCATGTAAAGATCAACGTCGAACCGGATACTCCAGTTTCGACCTTGAGAACTATAGTTGGGAGTTCCAAATCGGATTTATCGTTCAGCAAGGATGAGCTGACGAAGGCGGAAGTGCAGCTGAGACAGGCCTTGACTGAATTTTACCAGCAGCTAAGGTTGCTCAAAAGCTACTG TTTCATGAATGTGCTTGCCTTCTCCAAGataatgaagaagtatgacaAG ATCACCTCGAGGAGTGCTTCCAAAGCTTACCTAGAAATGGTGGACAATTCTTATCTTGGCACCTCTGATGAG GTGAACAAGCTCATAGAAAGAATAGAAGCCACATTCATCAAGTACTTTGCAAATGGAAATCGTAGGAAAGGGATGAAATCTTTGAAGCCCGGgcataaaagggagaagcacaGAACAACATTCTTCCTTG GTCTGTTTACTGGTTGCTCGATAGCACTTGTTGTTGCCATTATGGTCAGTCTGCATGGCCGTGCTCTCCTGGAGCAGGAGGAACGGACAAAATACATGCAATCCATATTTCCACTCTATAG CTTGTTTGGTTTCATTGTCCTGCACATGCTCTTGTATGGAGCAGACACTTTTTTCTGGAGGCGATATCGGGTGAACTACCCCTTTATATTTGGATTCAAACCAGGAACAGAACTAGGCTTTAGAGAAGTCCTCCTCCTTGCTTCTGGCCTATCTGTACTCTCATTGGCAGCTGCGCTTTCAAACCTCGACATGGAGATGGAGCCATATACAAAAGAATATAGTACTCTAACGGAATTGGTTCCATTAACCTTAGTCTGT GCTGTGTTTGTTATAACCATCTGCCCATTGAACATAATATATCGTTCAAGCCGTTATTTTCTCATACACTGTGCATGGCATTGTGTCTGTGCTCCACTTTACAAG GTCACTCTTCCGGATTTCTTCTTGGCAGATCAGTTAACAAGTCAG GTGCAAGCTTTCAGATGTTTGCTCTTTTATGCCTACTACTACTTTTCGGGAGATTTCACAACGCGGACAAATAATTTCCTGAAGGACAGCAACTCCTACGATATTCTGTACATTGTTGTTGCCATCATCCCATTCTGGTCGCGTTTAATTCAG AGCCTTCGTCGCTTAATTGAGGAGAAAGATCGCAGTCAAGGTGCCAATGCCTTTAAGTATTTCTCAACTATTGTGGCGCTTGTGATAAGGACAATACTtagtcaaaagcaaaagcaaaaggcACCTAGCATCATGTTTTGGAGAATTATGGCATTATCAACGTCAGGATTTACAACAATTTTCAACACATACTGGGATATCGTCATCGATTGGGGCCTTCTGCAAAAGAATTCAAGAAATCCATGGCTGAGAGACAAGCTGCTGATTTCTAACAAGGCTGTATACTTTGTTGCCATT GTAGTAAACATCCTTCTGAGGCTAGTATGGATGCAGCTTGTTCttgattttcaaatttcattccTCCACGAAAAGGGCATGGTTGCACTCATTGCCTGCTTAGAGATCCTGCGTCGTGGCATTTGGAACTTCTTTAG GGTGCAGAATGAACACTTCAGCAACGTTGGAAAATATCGAGCTTTCAAGACAGTGCCATTGCCGTTTCACTACGAAGATGAGAAGATcatgtga
- the LOC121770854 gene encoding SPX domain-containing protein 4-like, whose protein sequence is MKFGREFGIHLEKTLPGWRDKYLRYKLLKKLLNNIAPAAGVLPVRMPMPEFQVWFVAALTGEIEKFNDFYVEMEEDLIIRSEALNEAIKQVNTGEPYHDMFSSESEFSEYMTKIHKDLVVIHGEMILLISYSFLNFAGLIKILKKYDKRTGAMLSMPFTLLAFHQPFFKTEPLTRLVHDCEANLEVLFPRRAEVVDKHMSTNNASLETLLLLKETGDVYRSTMATINTIEELKKPSSTYNSLSVLYLFRGKDDDSTGAVTAENSPCNSSMEDEDEDEDEDEDEDEDEDVSSLC, encoded by the exons ATGAAATTTGGGAGGGAATTTGGGATTCACTTGGAGAAAACCCTACCGGGATGGAGGGACAAGTATCTGCGATACAAGCTGTTGAAGAAGCTGCTGAATAATATCGCGCCGGCAGCCGGAGTTCTGCCGGTGAGGATGCCGATGCCGGAGTTTCAAGTCTGGTTTGTGGCGGCTCTTACTGGGGAAATTGAAAAGTTCAACGATTTCTACGTCGAGATGGAGGAGGATCTCATCATCCGCTCTGag GCCCTTAATGAGGCCATCAAGCAAGTGAATACTGGAGAACCATACCATGATATGTTCTCCTCAGAGTCTGAATTTAGCGAGTATATGACTAAGATACACAAGGACTTGGTTGTGATCCATGGTGAGATGATTCTTCTGATTAGCTACAGCTTCCTCAACTTTGCAG GCCTTATAAAGATATTGAAGAAATATGATAAGCGCACTGGGGCAATGCTAAGTATGCCTTTCACTCTGCTTGCCTTTCACCAGCCCTTCTTCAAAACTGAGCCTCTAACAAGGTTAGTTCACGATTGTGAGGCCAATCTTGAGGTTTTGTTTCCACGTAGAGCAGAAGTGGTGGACAAGCACATGAGCACTAATAATGCCTCCTTGGAGACACTGTTGCTCCTAAAAGAGACTGGGGATGTGTATCGAAGCACCATGGCTACGATAAACACTATAGAGGAACTGAAAAAGCCAAGCTCCACGTACAACAGCTTGTCCGTGTTGTATCTGTTTAGGGGCAAGGATGATGACAGCACTGGTGCTGTTACTGCTGAAAACTCGCCCTGCAACTCATCTatggaggatgaagatgaagatgaagatgaagatgaagatgaagatgaagatgaagatgtcTCTTCCCTTTGTTAA